From a single Bacillus gobiensis genomic region:
- a CDS encoding SGNH/GDSL hydrolase family protein, producing MFSVGDKVLFIGDSITESGKFGDPEGIGNGYVSIINMYVKEHYEDVTILNKGIGGNRVTDLERRWERDVLQENPDWLSISIGINDVWRQIDNPKAEQIYPYMFEEIYGRLLIATKRRLTNTKIILMEPTIIKEDINSKGNKLLLSYVEIVQSLARQHEATLVPAHRIFLKELQKEKPQKLTSDGVHMNEAGNKLLADCWIQAVL from the coding sequence ATGTTTAGTGTTGGAGATAAGGTGTTATTTATCGGTGACAGCATTACAGAAAGCGGTAAATTCGGAGATCCTGAAGGAATCGGGAATGGATATGTAAGCATTATTAATATGTATGTCAAAGAACATTATGAAGATGTAACAATTTTAAATAAAGGCATCGGAGGAAACCGTGTAACTGATTTGGAGAGGCGCTGGGAACGGGATGTTTTGCAGGAAAATCCAGATTGGCTTTCCATTTCGATCGGGATCAACGATGTGTGGAGACAGATCGACAACCCGAAGGCAGAACAAATTTATCCGTATATGTTTGAAGAAATCTACGGAAGGCTGTTAATTGCAACAAAGCGGCGTTTGACCAATACGAAAATCATTTTAATGGAGCCTACTATTATCAAGGAAGATATTAATAGCAAGGGCAATAAGCTGCTTTTGTCTTATGTTGAAATTGTCCAAAGCCTTGCAAGACAGCACGAAGCTACCCTTGTGCCTGCTCATCGCATTTTTTTAAAGGAACTACAAAAAGAAAAGCCGCAAAAGCTTACGTCAGACGGAGTTCATATGAATGAAGCTGGCAATAAGCTTCTTGCAGACTGCTGGATTC
- a CDS encoding nitric oxide synthase oxygenase, producing MDRKNKLLEAASAFIKTCYQELEKTPHETKSRIESIKMDIQSSGSYVHTKEELDHGAKMAWRNSNRCIGRLFWASLQVFDRREDRTEEEVLKSLLFHIEYATNNGRIRPVISVFNETNIIIYNHQLIRYAGYETSNGIIGDPAAIELTKKCEEMGWKGEGTNFDVLPLVFQIGNAPPVWHQIPNELVKEIPISHPDYKAINKLNLKWYAVPIISDMILEIGGIHYQAAPFNGWYMGTEIGVSNLADEKRYNLLKKTAAAIGLNTQRNSTLWKDRALVELTAAVLHSYRKEGVSIVDHHTADAQFHTFEKTEAANNRKVTGDWKWLIPPLSPSTTHVFHKSYDNTRLSPNFLKSP from the coding sequence GTGGATAGAAAAAATAAATTGCTAGAAGCAGCATCTGCATTTATAAAGACGTGCTATCAAGAATTAGAAAAAACTCCACATGAAACGAAGAGCAGAATCGAAAGCATAAAAATGGATATTCAATCTAGCGGAAGCTATGTACATACGAAAGAAGAGCTCGATCATGGTGCGAAAATGGCTTGGCGAAACAGCAACCGCTGCATAGGAAGATTATTTTGGGCTTCCCTCCAAGTATTTGACCGGCGCGAGGACCGAACGGAAGAAGAGGTTCTAAAGAGTTTGTTATTCCATATTGAGTATGCAACAAATAACGGTAGGATCCGCCCGGTCATTTCTGTGTTTAACGAGACCAATATAATAATATACAACCACCAGCTTATCCGATATGCGGGATATGAAACATCAAATGGAATCATCGGAGATCCCGCTGCGATTGAATTAACGAAAAAGTGCGAAGAGATGGGCTGGAAAGGCGAAGGAACGAATTTTGACGTACTGCCGCTCGTTTTTCAGATTGGAAACGCTCCTCCTGTGTGGCATCAAATTCCTAATGAGCTGGTAAAGGAAATTCCGATTAGCCATCCAGACTACAAAGCAATTAACAAATTGAATTTGAAATGGTATGCCGTTCCTATCATTTCCGATATGATTCTCGAAATTGGGGGTATTCACTACCAGGCTGCTCCGTTCAACGGCTGGTACATGGGCACGGAGATCGGGGTCAGTAATCTGGCTGATGAAAAACGTTATAACCTGTTGAAAAAAACAGCAGCCGCTATAGGACTGAATACACAAAGAAACAGCACGCTTTGGAAGGATCGGGCCCTCGTTGAATTAACAGCAGCCGTTCTCCATTCCTATCGAAAAGAAGGAGTGAGTATCGTTGATCATCATACAGCAGATGCCCAATTCCATACATTCGAAAAAACGGAAGCAGCAAACAACAGAAAAGTTACAGGAGATTGGAAGTGGCTGATCCCGCCGCTTTCTCCGTCAACGACTCACGTATTTCATAAGTCGTATGACAACACCCGGTTGTCACCGAACTTTTTAAAGTCTCCGTAG
- a CDS encoding acylphosphatase, producing the protein MLQYHIVVEGRVQGVGFRYFVQSEAEKNKLTGWVKNRMDGAVEILAEGPEESLADFVESVQKGNRFSRVRNVTVEEAAATESYKNFAIAY; encoded by the coding sequence ATGCTTCAATACCATATCGTTGTAGAAGGTCGCGTACAGGGTGTCGGGTTTCGCTATTTTGTCCAGAGTGAAGCAGAGAAAAACAAGCTGACCGGTTGGGTAAAGAACCGCATGGACGGAGCCGTTGAAATTTTAGCGGAAGGACCTGAAGAAAGCCTTGCTGACTTTGTTGAATCCGTTCAGAAGGGCAATCGATTTTCACGCGTTAGAAATGTAACAGTAGAAGAAGCAGCAGCAACAGAATCATACAAAAATTTCGCAATTGCTTATTGA
- a CDS encoding MOSC domain-containing protein → MENESFRIHSIHVGKPKTYEFNGKQIETSIYKHRVDQPVFLSEVNFEGDRQADLVYHGGRDKAVCVYPYDHYPYWESQLNKTLEGSAFGENLTVEGLTEKDVYIGDVFALGEAVVQISQPRQPCFKLAKKYDVKDMPLKVQMSGFTGFYFRVLNEGKVTPASVLKRISRDPSQISVHFANHIKYHDKENREGIEKVLKVDALSESWRASFEKMAASL, encoded by the coding sequence ATGGAAAATGAGTCGTTTCGTATTCACTCTATTCATGTCGGAAAACCGAAGACCTACGAATTTAATGGAAAACAGATTGAGACAAGCATTTATAAACATCGTGTTGATCAGCCCGTGTTTTTATCAGAGGTTAATTTTGAAGGAGACAGGCAAGCGGATCTTGTTTATCATGGGGGCCGAGATAAAGCAGTATGTGTTTATCCGTATGATCACTATCCATACTGGGAATCTCAATTAAACAAAACACTTGAAGGTTCTGCATTTGGCGAGAATCTGACGGTCGAAGGTTTAACTGAAAAAGACGTATATATCGGGGACGTATTTGCTCTCGGGGAAGCTGTTGTACAAATTAGCCAGCCTCGTCAGCCGTGTTTTAAGCTGGCAAAAAAGTATGACGTAAAGGATATGCCGTTAAAGGTCCAGATGTCTGGTTTTACTGGCTTTTATTTTCGCGTACTCAATGAAGGCAAGGTTACTCCTGCTTCTGTCCTTAAGCGAATTTCCAGAGATCCCAGTCAAATTTCCGTTCATTTTGCCAATCATATCAAATATCATGATAAAGAGAATCGAGAAGGAATTGAAAAGGTCCTTAAAGTGGATGCACTATCTGAAAGCTGGAGAGCTTCTTTTGAAAAAATGGCAGCCAGCCTTTAA
- a CDS encoding DUF2639 domain-containing protein, with the protein MHYGSKGWYVEELRKIGVSSFEGRKTQSFKKYFLARLLEQKK; encoded by the coding sequence ATGCATTACGGAAGCAAAGGCTGGTATGTGGAAGAACTAAGAAAAATCGGAGTCTCCTCATTCGAAGGCAGAAAAACTCAAAGCTTCAAAAAATATTTTTTAGCTCGCCTTCTAGAGCAAAAAAAATAA
- the map gene encoding type I methionyl aminopeptidase yields the protein MIVRNDEELEGLKKIGKIVALAREEMKSKAVPGMTTLELDLIGKKVLEEHGAVSAPIKEYDFPGNTCISLNQEVAHGIPSSKTILKTGDLINIDISAALDGYYADTGISFVLGEENEQLQKLCLAAKAVFDKGLLQARAGKRLNQIGRAVFNEARSQGFTVIKNLTGHGIGTSLHEPPNHIMNYYDPFDNELLKDGMVIAFEPFVSTGAEHIVEGGDGWTFKTPDGSLVAQIEHTIVITKNEPIILTEL from the coding sequence GTGATAGTAAGAAATGATGAAGAACTAGAAGGATTAAAAAAAATAGGAAAAATCGTAGCCTTGGCCAGGGAAGAAATGAAGAGCAAAGCTGTGCCGGGCATGACAACTCTAGAATTAGATTTAATCGGAAAAAAGGTTCTTGAGGAACACGGAGCCGTTTCAGCACCGATTAAAGAATATGATTTCCCAGGAAACACCTGCATCAGCTTGAATCAAGAGGTGGCGCATGGGATTCCAAGCAGCAAGACCATTTTAAAAACAGGGGATTTAATTAATATTGATATTTCTGCTGCCTTGGATGGCTATTATGCAGACACTGGCATTTCTTTTGTATTGGGTGAAGAAAACGAACAATTGCAAAAGCTATGTCTTGCCGCCAAAGCTGTATTTGATAAAGGCCTGCTTCAAGCAAGGGCAGGGAAACGCCTTAATCAAATTGGCAGAGCCGTTTTTAATGAAGCCAGGTCACAGGGCTTCACCGTTATAAAAAATCTGACCGGGCACGGAATCGGCACTAGCCTTCATGAGCCGCCGAATCACATTATGAATTACTACGATCCTTTTGACAATGAACTACTGAAAGACGGAATGGTCATTGCATTTGAGCCATTCGTTTCAACAGGAGCCGAACACATTGTCGAGGGCGGCGACGGCTGGACATTTAAAACCCCCGATGGAAGCTTAGTAGCGCAAATCGAACATACCATTGTCATTACAAAAAATGAACCGATTATTTTAACAGAGCTTTAG